A window from Roseburia sp. 499 encodes these proteins:
- a CDS encoding VanW family protein, whose amino-acid sequence MKKNWKRYLPIAGLFLVLALGVVVMVPVNAKIKETDTIPERVYVGDISVGGMTQKEAVQAVEDYVTSLEDKKITLQAGENTVEVTAGDIGISWGNPEVIEEAVALGKSGNLISRYKAMKDLEKEDKVYQIAYNVDKEKAVKVLEDNDAVLNTEAVDAGLERVDGSFNIIPGSQGVTVNVEESVDTIEEYFVQNWDGNDASVELVADVVEPKGTEEELSKVKDLLGSYHTDYSKSASGRAKNVANGTSKINGSVIYPGEEFSVYEAVSPFSAENGYALAGSYENGTTVETYGGGICQVSTTLYNAVIRAELEVTQRSNHSMIVNYVDPSADAAIAGTYKDMKFKNNTDAPIYIEGYTAGMNVYFNIFGQETRESGREVSFVSETLSTTDPGVQYKAAPDQPIGYTHTEQSAHTGYTAQLWKIVKINGVEQSREVFNKSTYNPSPKIISIGTASGNGEAVAAINAAIGTQDEGTINAAIAQWNDGAIAARQAAEAAAAAAQQQQQQQQQQQQQQQQTTDTTTPEDPSKVTP is encoded by the coding sequence ATGAAAAAGAATTGGAAAAGATACTTGCCGATAGCTGGTTTGTTTCTTGTACTTGCACTCGGAGTAGTAGTAATGGTTCCTGTAAACGCTAAAATAAAAGAAACAGATACCATACCGGAACGAGTTTATGTAGGTGACATTTCGGTAGGGGGAATGACACAGAAAGAAGCTGTACAGGCGGTAGAAGATTACGTTACAAGCTTGGAAGATAAGAAGATTACTCTTCAGGCAGGTGAAAACACCGTAGAAGTAACTGCAGGCGATATTGGGATTTCCTGGGGGAATCCGGAAGTCATAGAAGAAGCAGTAGCACTTGGAAAAAGTGGGAACCTGATTAGCCGTTATAAGGCAATGAAGGATTTGGAAAAGGAAGATAAGGTATACCAGATTGCCTACAACGTAGATAAGGAAAAGGCAGTAAAGGTATTGGAAGATAATGATGCTGTACTGAATACAGAAGCAGTAGATGCCGGATTGGAAAGAGTAGATGGTTCTTTTAATATCATTCCGGGAAGTCAGGGCGTAACTGTTAATGTAGAAGAATCAGTAGACACCATAGAAGAATATTTTGTTCAGAACTGGGATGGAAATGATGCTTCTGTAGAATTAGTGGCAGATGTAGTAGAACCGAAGGGAACAGAAGAAGAACTTTCCAAGGTAAAAGATTTGTTGGGAAGTTATCATACAGATTATAGCAAATCAGCATCGGGGCGTGCGAAGAATGTAGCAAACGGTACGTCTAAGATTAATGGTTCTGTTATTTATCCGGGAGAGGAATTTTCAGTGTATGAGGCAGTAAGTCCTTTTAGTGCTGAGAATGGATATGCACTGGCGGGATCTTATGAAAATGGAACCACGGTAGAGACTTATGGTGGTGGAATCTGTCAGGTATCTACTACTTTATATAATGCAGTTATACGTGCGGAATTGGAAGTGACACAACGTTCCAATCATTCTATGATTGTAAATTATGTAGATCCGTCTGCAGATGCGGCAATCGCCGGAACCTATAAGGATATGAAGTTTAAAAATAATACAGATGCACCTATTTATATCGAAGGATACACTGCAGGAATGAACGTATACTTCAATATATTTGGACAAGAGACCAGAGAAAGTGGAAGAGAAGTAAGCTTTGTCAGTGAGACACTTTCTACCACAGACCCGGGAGTGCAGTATAAGGCAGCACCGGATCAGCCAATCGGATATACACATACAGAACAATCTGCACATACAGGTTATACCGCTCAGTTGTGGAAGATTGTGAAGATAAATGGAGTAGAGCAGAGTCGAGAGGTATTTAATAAGAGTACTTATAATCCATCTCCAAAGATTATTTCCATAGGAACTGCATCTGGAAATGGAGAGGCTGTAGCAGCAATAAATGCAGCAATCGGAACGCAGGATGAAGGAACGATAAATGCAGCGATAGCGCAGTGGAATGATGGGGCAATTGCAGCACGTCAGGCAGCAGAGGCAGCAGCTGCGGCAGCACAGCAACAACAGCAGCAACAGCAACAACAGCAACAACAGCAACAACAGACTACAGATACGACAACTCCAGAAGATCCAAGTAAGGTAACACCATAA
- a CDS encoding AIR synthase family protein has translation MKVGKIPESVLKRSVFKQIHTKRSEVLLGAGVGEDCAAVKLADDEMFVMSTDPITGTATDIGNLAIHITMNDLASAGAEPVGVMLTILLPENSEEAVLKETMSQIETACAEANVQIMGGHTEVTRAVNQPLINVCGVGKAKVGKLVSTGGAKAGDDIIVTKWIGLEGTSIIAKEKEQELLTRYPAHLVDVAKSFDKYLSVLPEAASAVKSGVSAMHDVTEGGIFGALWEMAEASGVGLEIDLKKIPVKQETIEVCEFFGINPYELISSGSMLMAAPDGNSLVRELEKQGIHAAVVGKAVAGNDRVLVNEEERRFLEPPKTDELYKVV, from the coding sequence ATGAAAGTAGGAAAGATACCGGAGAGTGTATTAAAACGCTCTGTATTCAAACAAATACATACAAAACGTAGCGAGGTTCTGCTAGGAGCCGGAGTAGGAGAAGACTGCGCAGCAGTAAAGCTTGCAGATGACGAAATGTTTGTTATGTCCACAGACCCGATTACCGGTACAGCTACGGATATTGGAAATCTTGCAATACATATTACCATGAATGATTTGGCATCAGCAGGGGCAGAACCGGTGGGAGTAATGCTTACCATACTGCTTCCGGAGAATAGTGAAGAAGCAGTGTTAAAGGAGACCATGTCTCAGATTGAGACTGCGTGTGCAGAAGCGAATGTTCAGATTATGGGTGGTCATACGGAGGTAACCAGAGCCGTGAATCAGCCATTGATTAATGTCTGTGGTGTAGGCAAAGCAAAGGTAGGAAAACTGGTATCTACCGGTGGAGCGAAGGCCGGTGATGATATCATTGTTACCAAATGGATTGGTCTGGAGGGAACTTCCATTATTGCGAAGGAAAAAGAGCAGGAACTTTTAACACGGTATCCGGCACATCTGGTAGATGTCGCGAAGAGTTTTGACAAGTATTTGTCGGTACTTCCGGAGGCCGCCTCCGCCGTTAAGTCTGGCGTTAGTGCAATGCATGACGTAACAGAGGGCGGGATTTTTGGTGCTCTTTGGGAAATGGCAGAGGCATCTGGCGTCGGACTTGAGATTGACTTGAAAAAGATTCCTGTGAAACAGGAGACCATAGAGGTGTGTGAATTTTTTGGCATTAATCCATATGAATTGATTTCTAGCGGTTCTATGCTTATGGCAGCACCGGATGGAAATTCATTGGTACGAGAGTTGGAGAAACAGGGAATTCATGCAGCTGTTGTAGGGAAAGCAGTCGCGGGAAATGATCGTGTGCTAGTAAATGAAGAGGAAAGAAGATTTTTAGAGCCTCCAAAGACAGATGAATTATATAAAGTAGTGTAG
- a CDS encoding Lrp/AsnC family transcriptional regulator gives MREKILTFIEKNSRVDLKELAIVLGVDEATVANEMAAMEEEHIICGYHTLIDWEKTSIEKVNALIEVRVTPQRGRGFDSVAERIYNYPEVNAVYLISGGYDLLVTLEGKTLREVAQFVSDKLSTLDPVLSTKTNFILKKYKDHGTIIAEPEEDERMLVTL, from the coding sequence ATGAGAGAAAAGATTTTAACTTTTATAGAAAAAAACAGTAGGGTAGATTTAAAAGAACTGGCAATTGTATTAGGCGTAGATGAAGCAACCGTAGCTAACGAGATGGCAGCTATGGAGGAGGAGCATATTATCTGTGGATATCATACATTGATTGACTGGGAGAAGACCAGTATTGAAAAGGTAAATGCGTTGATTGAAGTACGGGTAACGCCACAGCGAGGACGCGGATTTGATAGTGTGGCAGAGCGTATCTACAATTATCCGGAAGTGAATGCAGTGTATTTGATTTCCGGAGGGTATGATTTGCTGGTAACATTGGAAGGAAAGACTCTGCGTGAGGTGGCTCAGTTTGTATCCGATAAGCTTTCTACGCTTGATCCTGTTTTAAGTACAAAGACAAACTTTATTTTGAAAAAATACAAGGATCACGGTACCATCATAGCAGAACCGGAAGAAGATGAAAGGATGTTGGTGACACTATGA
- a CDS encoding aminotransferase class I/II-fold pyridoxal phosphate-dependent enzyme, whose amino-acid sequence MRNPLSERIVDIPFSGIRKFFDIAAEMTDVISLGVGEPDFDTPWHIRDEGIYSLERGKTAYTSNAGLKELKIEIAKYLERRFQVSYDYNTEMMVTVGGSEAIDMAMRAMLDPGDEVLIPQPSYVSYVPCATLANGTPVIINLKEENEFRLTAEELEAAITPKTKLLVLPFPNNPTGAIMERKDLEAIAEVVKKHDLYVLSDEIYAELSYLEDHVTIASLPGMKERTVLINGFSKSYSMTGWRLGYACAPKIILEQMLKIHQYAIMCAPSTSQYAAVEAVRNGDHDVAAMREEYDGRRRYLMHRFQEMGLQCFEPYGAFYAFPSIQEFGITSDEFATRFLKEKKVVVVPGTAFGECGEGFLRISYAYSLDKLKVALDRMEEFVTELRAQKK is encoded by the coding sequence ATGAGAAATCCGTTATCAGAACGCATCGTAGATATTCCTTTTTCCGGAATTCGAAAGTTTTTTGATATTGCAGCAGAGATGACAGACGTTATTTCTTTGGGTGTGGGAGAGCCGGATTTTGATACACCGTGGCATATCAGAGACGAGGGAATTTATTCGCTGGAAAGAGGAAAGACTGCATATACTTCAAACGCAGGATTAAAAGAATTAAAGATAGAGATTGCAAAATACTTGGAACGAAGATTTCAGGTATCTTACGATTATAATACAGAAATGATGGTAACGGTAGGAGGCAGCGAGGCGATTGATATGGCAATGCGTGCTATGCTAGATCCGGGGGACGAGGTGCTAATCCCACAGCCTAGTTATGTTTCCTATGTACCTTGTGCAACGCTTGCTAATGGTACACCGGTAATCATTAATCTGAAAGAAGAGAATGAATTCCGTCTTACCGCAGAGGAATTAGAAGCAGCCATTACACCAAAGACGAAGCTTTTGGTACTTCCGTTTCCAAATAATCCTACCGGAGCGATTATGGAGCGAAAGGATTTAGAGGCGATTGCAGAAGTAGTAAAGAAACATGATTTGTATGTACTCAGTGATGAAATTTATGCGGAACTGTCTTATTTGGAAGACCATGTGACCATTGCATCACTACCGGGAATGAAGGAACGTACCGTATTGATCAATGGATTTTCCAAATCATACTCCATGACCGGATGGCGTTTGGGATATGCCTGTGCGCCGAAGATTATCTTAGAGCAGATGTTAAAGATTCATCAGTATGCTATTATGTGTGCACCATCCACCAGTCAGTATGCAGCGGTAGAGGCGGTACGAAATGGTGACCATGATGTGGCAGCTATGCGAGAGGAATATGATGGAAGACGTCGTTATCTGATGCATCGTTTTCAGGAAATGGGATTGCAATGTTTTGAACCGTATGGTGCATTTTATGCATTTCCGAGTATTCAGGAATTTGGCATCACTTCCGATGAATTCGCTACCAGATTTTTGAAGGAAAAAAAGGTGGTAGTTGTACCGGGAACGGCTTTTGGAGAATGTGGGGAAGGATTCCTTCGAATTTCTTATGCATATTCTTTGGATAAGCTGAAGGTTGCATTAGATCGCATGGAGGAATTTGTGACGGAACTGAGAGCACAGAAAAAGTAG